One Rattus norvegicus strain BN/NHsdMcwi chromosome 20, GRCr8, whole genome shotgun sequence DNA segment encodes these proteins:
- the Or1o1 gene encoding olfactory receptor 1718, with protein MNCTQSPGFILLGLSSDPEKWQLFFSIFLALYLLGFLGNLLLLLAIGADVHLHTPMYFFLSQLSLVDLCFITTTAPKMLEALWTGDGSISFSGCLTQMCLFGVFADMDNLLLAVMAIDRYAAICQPLLYPLLMTPCRCGVLACGSWGIAHCASLVYTLLLSQLSFHSNQEIPHFFCDSRPLLWLSCSDTHLNEFLMMVLSALLGISALLCIVSSYGCIFCAVARVPSAKGRRKALATCSSHLSVVLLFYSTVFATYLKPPSTSHSSGEVVAAVMYTLITPTLNPFIYSLRNKDVKNSLKKLLNMEKPLD; from the coding sequence ATGAACTGCACTCAGTCTCCTGGCTTTATCCTCTTGGGACTGTCCAGTGACCCAGAGAAATGGCAGCTCTTCTTTAGTATCTTCCTTGCTCTCTACTTGCTGGGCTTTTTAGGGAACCTGCTCCTTCTGTTAGCTATTGGTGCTGATGTCCAcctccacacacccatgtatttcttcctcagtcaGCTCTCTCTCGTGGATCTTTGCTTCATCACCACCACAGCCCCTAAAATGCTAGAGGCTCTGTGGACTGGAGATGGATCAATCTCATTCTCTGGATGCCTGACTCAGATGTGCTTGTTTGGTGTTTTTGCGGACATGGATAACCTGCTCCTGGCAGTCATGGCTATTGACCGCTATGCTGCTATCTGCCAGCCACTGCTCTACCCGCTTCTTATGACTCCTTGTAGATGTGGGGTTCTGGCCTGTGGGTCGTGGGGAATAGCTCATTGTGCATCTCTGGTCTACACCTTACTGCTCTCTCAGCTATCTTTTCATTCCAATCAAGAGATTCCTCATTTTTTCTGTGATTCTAGGCCTCTCTTATGGCTTTCCTGCTCTGATACTCACCTCAATGAGTTCCTGATGATGGTTTTGTCTGCACTTTTAGGAATCAGTGCACTTCTCTGCATTGTAAGTTCTTATGGTTGTATTTTTTGTGCTGTGGCTAGAGTTCCATCAgcaaaagggagaagaaaagcccTGGCCACATGCAGTTCCCACCTCTCTGTAGTCCTCCTTTTCTACAGCACAGTCTTTGCCACCTACCTGAAACCTCCATCTACTTCTCACTCCTCTGGGGAGGTGGTAGCTGCTGTTATGTATACCTTGATAACTCCCACTCTGAACCCCTTCATTTATAGTCTGAGAAATAAGGATGTTAAGAATTCATTGAAAAAGCTCCTGAACATGGAGAAACCGCTGGACTAA
- the Olr1720 gene encoding olfactory receptor Olr1720: MNCSQAPDFILLGLSSDPEKWQLFFSIFLAFYLLGLSGNLLLLLAIGADVHLHIPMYFFLSQLSLVDLCFITTTAPKMLQTLWTGDGSISFSGCLTQVYFIAVFADMDNLLLAVMGIDRYAAICHPLLYPLLMTPCRCGVLASGSWGVAHCASLVYTLCLSQLSFHSNQEIPHFFCDSRPLLWLSCSDTHLNEFLMMTLSAVLGISALLCIVSSYGCIFCAVARVPSAKGKRKALATCGSHLSVVLLFYSTVFANYLKSPSSSHSSGEVVAAVMYTLITPTLNPFIYSLRNKDVKNSLRRTLNMEKSQD, from the coding sequence ATGAATTGCAGTCAAGCTCCTGACTTTATCCTCTTGGGACTATCCAGTGACCCAGAGAAATGGCAGCTCTTCTTTAGCATCTTCCTTGCTTTCTACTTGCTGGGCCTTTCAGGGAACCTGCTCCTTCTGTTAGCTATTGGTGCTGATGTCCACCTCCACAtccccatgtatttcttcctcagtcaGCTCTCACTCGTGGATCTTTGCTTCATCACCACCACAGCTCCCAAAATGCTACAGACTCTGTGGACTGGAGATGGATCAATCTCATTCTCTGGATGCCTGACTCAGGTGTACTTCATTGCTGTTTTTGCGGACATGGATAACCTGCTTCTGGCAGTCATGGGTATTGACCGCTATGCTGCTATCTGCCACCCACTACTCTATCCACTTCTCATGACTCCTTGTAGATGTGGGGTTCTGGCCTCTGGGTCATGGGGAGTAGCTCACTGTGCATCTCTGGTCTATACTTTGTGCCTTTCTCAGCTATCTTTTCATTCCAATCAAGAGATCCCCCATTTTTTCTGTGATTCTAGGCCTCTCTTATGGCTTTCCTGCTCTGATACTCACCTCAATGAGTTCCTGATGATGACTTTGTCTGCAGTTTTAGGAATCAGTGCACTTCTCTGCATTGTAAGTTCTTATGGTTGTATTTTTTGTGCTGTGGCTAGAGTTCCATCAgcaaaggggaaaaggaaagccCTGGCCACATGTGGTTCCCACCTCTCTGTAGTCCTCCTTTTCTATAGCACAGTTTTTGCCAACTACCTGAAGTCCCCATCTAGTTCTCACTCCTCTGGGGAGGTGGTAGCTGCTGTCATGTATACCTTGATAACTCCCACTCTGAACCCCTTCATTTATAGTCTGAGAAATAAGGATGTTAAGAATTCATTGAGAAGGAccctgaacatggagaagtctcAGGACTGA